Below is a genomic region from Candidatus Binatia bacterium.
CCGGCGACGCGACGCACGGCGACACCGGCACCGGGCTCGTGCTCTTCACGGCCAAGAACGGGACCTATCCGAACTACCTCCACGCCGACGCCGAAGCGCTGCTCTTCCCGTACCTGCACCAACTCGGGCTCGAGTGGGGATGGGCGACGCCCAATCAAAAGCTTTCGAACTACGCCGGCTTCATCGGCATCCGGCGAGGCTATCAGTACGGCACGCCCGGCACCGCGGCGAACACGCTGGGAACGCTCGGCACGAACGCGGCGACGCTCGGCAGCACGATCGATCCGAACCTCGTCTACTACGCGCCGCAGTACCTTTCGTCGAACGACTTCGTCGACAACTTGATCTATCGCTTCGGCAAGAACAACGGCCAGCGCTTACAGTTCTTCATCCAGGATCAGGCGATCACGCAGACGCTCGACTACGGCGGCTTTCAATATCTGCCGTACATCTCGGGCGGAACGACGGCGGGCAAGTGCGCGCCGTACGTCGTGACCGGCCCCAACGGACCCGTGAACACGCGGCAGCAGAACTTTGCCTGCGACTCGCTCATCCCGCTCTTCCCGGGACAGCCGAACACCTACTCGTTCGTCTCGCAGCCCGACGAGCTCAAGAGCCCGTTTCTCGCGTATAAACTCGAGTACGGGACGAGCATCGGCAGCTCGTCGCTGCTGACGGCGCGTTACTGGCGGACGTGGACCGATCAATCGCAGATCATGCCGGCGCAAGGCATCTACGCGGATCCGTTCGGCGGCGAACGGACCGCCGGACAGATCGACGGCACGACGCAGATCGGCAGCAAGAACCTGCTGAGATACGGCGGCATCTACGAGTTCGTCGTGCCGTACGGCGACCGCTACGACTTCACGTCGTATACCGCGTTCACGACGCCGGCCTACATCGTGACCTACGCGATCACGCACCCGCTGCAGCCGCTCCCGCTGCCCTACACGTACAACGGGCTGCTGCCGAACAACAACCCGGCCGCGCAGGCAGGCTTGGAGCAGGATTTCTTCACGCCGTCGGTCTGCGCGGAGGTCAACCTCCATTCGGGCTGCGGGTATCTCAGTTCGTACTTCCCGGGCGGCGTGCGATTCCCGGGCGAAGAAGACGTCTACACCGTCTCGCAGCAGCAGTACGGCGCGTATCTGCAAGATACGATCGAGTGGAGCACGCGCTGGAAGACCGAGGCCGGCGTGCGCCTCGACGGCTACAACTTCCAGATTCCCGAGCAGGCGGGCGCGCCTGCCTCGATTCCCGCCGCCGAGCACCAACGGCTCTACGAACCCCACTTCGATCAGTCGTGGTCGCCCGATCCGCGCGACACGTTCCGCGTCGGTTTCGGTCACACGCTCTCGATGCCGCTGCCGAGCCTGATCGGCGCCGACGTCAGCCGGGCGCCGTACGCGGCCTTCAATAACGTTCCGTCGTACGATAACTCGACCGGAAAGCCGGCGACGTACTGCGGTCCGCTTGCGAATCAACTCTGTTCGAACTATGCCGATCAGCTCTACTGGCTGACGCGCGACTACCGCTTCGGCAGTTCGACGCTCGAAGCGCCGCTCGTCGGAGCGACGTTCACGAACATCGACATCTCGTGGGCGCACGAGTTCCACGACGGATCCGCGATGAAGATCACGCCCTTCTACCGGCGCGGATACAACGTGATCGAGCAGACGGCCCAGATCATCGGCTTCAACTATCAAACCGGCTCGCCGGTCTACGGCGACGTCCAATACTCGAACCAGGGCATTCAAAAGGCGACCGGCGTCGAGGCGCTCTACACGAAGGAACTGAACTACGGGCTTTCGATGCAGGTCGGTGCGACCTACATCAGCCAGTTCGGCAACGAGCCGCCCGGCGCGTTCTTGCAGCCGGCCGCGCTCGCGCTCGGCGAAGTCTACCGCTCGCCCGATCTCTCGCCGTTCCAACTCAACGCCGCGTTCAACTATAAGACGCCGAAGGGCTGGCGCTTCAATCCGGTCATCGCGGTCAACGCCGGCTATCCGTACGGCGAGGGCTACTACACCGCCGTCTACTGCAACGGCATCCCGGTCATCGTTCCGAACACGTCGCTGGGGGTCATCTACTCGCAGACGCCCGGCTACATCGATCCGCTCGATCCGGGTTCGTGCACGAAGCCGAACATTGCGGCGACGCGCGGCATCGCCGAGCGCGGTCTTCCCGGCGGCTTCCTGACGACGCCGCGCGTGGACGTGAACTTCACGATCGAGTACCGGCCGCAAGTGCGCGGTCTGATGCAATCCGTCTTCGGTTTGCAGGTGGTGAACCTGCTCAACCAACTCTACAACGTGCCGGTGACCAACGGCTGCTACGGGTCGCCGGTGACGACCGGTCTCGCGAACGGAACGGCGCCGTGCACCTACTCGAGCGCGCCCTACGCGCCGCCCGACGTGGCCTCCCACTCCGCATCGCCGTATTTGACCTACCCGAACGAGCCTCCGATCTCGTTCCGCCTCTACTATCAGGTGACGATATGATCGTACGTTATGCCGGCGGATTCGTAACCGCCGCACTCATGCTCGCGTTGGCCGCAGGCTGCGGAAACGGAGGCGCCTCCGAACCGCCGGTGACCTCGTACGATCCGGCGGCGACGAGCAAACTGCAGTTCGCGGTCGGCGTGGCGACGATTGCGTTCAACGGCGGGCAGAGCGTTGCCGCCGGCCTCAACGTCGTCGAGACGCTGCGTCAGAAAGACGGGCTCTCGGGAACGCTCTACAACGTGCCGATGATTATCGGTCCGTCGAGCTTCAACGTGCTGATCTCGACGCAGACGGGAAGCCAAGTCCAATATGCCGGCGACGACCTCGGTACGAATCACATCACGTGGGGAACGCTCAACCAGCAGCATTGGACCGGACCGCCGCGCGGACAGAAAGCCTCGACGACCGGCGCGTTCGGCTACGGGCTCTGCCCGTGCAACTCCGACTCGGGACCGGGCAACGGCTTCACGCCGCTCTTCCAGGCCTTCAACTTGCCGGTCTACGGCGACAACGAAGAGCGTTGGTACGGCGGGCCGCCGGCGTTTCCGGCAGAGGGCCCGTCGGTGCGCGCGCTCGGCTGGGAAGGCTACTCGATGGGCTTCATCGATTTCGCGGTGCAGCCGGTGATTGGCGCCTACCATTTCTACGCCGCGGTGCCCCCGGCGTACGACACGCCGCAGAATCCCACGCCGAGCCCCAATCCGAACGGCTCGCCGACGCCGCCTCCGGGGATCTTGGCCTCGGCCGCGCAGTTGACGACGCTCACCGGGCTCCCGGTCTTCTCGACGCCGAAGTTCAAAGCCGACGGCCGGGGCGGCGGCACGATAACCGTCAGCGTGCCGGCGGGCGCGACCGAGGTGCTCGCCGAGATGCGCGCGATCGGCGGCAGCGGCAAGGGCATCTGCGTTCAGTCGCACGAGACCGACTCGTTCTACACGGTCGTGACGCACGGAAGCGGCACGCAGAACCTGACGCTGGCCGACGATCTCGGACCGCTCACCCAGTCCGGAAAGAAGACGCCGACGATATGCCCCAAGGGGAGCTACCAGCTCTATGCCGTGGGGGTCGATTACCCGGCCTACGAGGCGAGCTACCCCAATAATCTCTCGCAGCTCCCGCTCATCGAGGGTCCCAACGGCCAGGCCGACGCCACCACCTCGGATATCCTCAACGGGGCCTACCCGTAGGCCGCTCGGGCCGCGACGCTTCTCGCAGCCCCTCTTGGGCCGAGGCGCTATAATGAGAGTAATCAGGGGGCTCGCAGCCCCCTTCCCCGTCCCAAGGAGCGTCATGCGGATCAAATACGAGGTGTCGGCGGGCGGCTTGCTGCTGCGTCGCCGTGATTCGACCTACGATGCCCTCTTGATTGGTCGCGGCGCGCCGCCGCGAGTCTGGACGCTGCCGAAAGGTCACGTGGAGCCTCGGGAGACGACCGAGCAGGCGGCTCTCCGGGAGGTCCATGAGGAGACGGGTTGCTGGGGCGAGATCGTGACGCGCCTCAACGAGATCGCCTACTGGTTTTACGTCGGAAAGGCGAAGCACCGCAAAGCGGTGACGTTCTTTTTGATGCGCTATCTCTCGGGCGATCCGGCGAGTCACGACCACGAAGTGGACGACGCGCGCTGGTTCGACCTGGCGCAGGCGCGCAAGACGCTGAAGTAC
It encodes:
- a CDS encoding TonB-dependent receptor, with product MHRKAAFLLAFLAFVAVFHATALAETAGIVSGTVTDETTKAAIAGAAVVAKAPSATYKTVTDAQGRFRFLSVLPDTYSISITATGYLPYSTDIVVLNGSQQTVNVPLSKKLKTIASTKARSSGSAFQRGMTIDTYTVTGSQLQTVMGKAFNANENDLLRSIPSVTIDKTGTASIRGGFAFEAAYEFEGIDYTTPTANLQNTLQNVANFNLLNGVGSVQLIPGAGDATHGDTGTGLVLFTAKNGTYPNYLHADAEALLFPYLHQLGLEWGWATPNQKLSNYAGFIGIRRGYQYGTPGTAANTLGTLGTNAATLGSTIDPNLVYYAPQYLSSNDFVDNLIYRFGKNNGQRLQFFIQDQAITQTLDYGGFQYLPYISGGTTAGKCAPYVVTGPNGPVNTRQQNFACDSLIPLFPGQPNTYSFVSQPDELKSPFLAYKLEYGTSIGSSSLLTARYWRTWTDQSQIMPAQGIYADPFGGERTAGQIDGTTQIGSKNLLRYGGIYEFVVPYGDRYDFTSYTAFTTPAYIVTYAITHPLQPLPLPYTYNGLLPNNNPAAQAGLEQDFFTPSVCAEVNLHSGCGYLSSYFPGGVRFPGEEDVYTVSQQQYGAYLQDTIEWSTRWKTEAGVRLDGYNFQIPEQAGAPASIPAAEHQRLYEPHFDQSWSPDPRDTFRVGFGHTLSMPLPSLIGADVSRAPYAAFNNVPSYDNSTGKPATYCGPLANQLCSNYADQLYWLTRDYRFGSSTLEAPLVGATFTNIDISWAHEFHDGSAMKITPFYRRGYNVIEQTAQIIGFNYQTGSPVYGDVQYSNQGIQKATGVEALYTKELNYGLSMQVGATYISQFGNEPPGAFLQPAALALGEVYRSPDLSPFQLNAAFNYKTPKGWRFNPVIAVNAGYPYGEGYYTAVYCNGIPVIVPNTSLGVIYSQTPGYIDPLDPGSCTKPNIAATRGIAERGLPGGFLTTPRVDVNFTIEYRPQVRGLMQSVFGLQVVNLLNQLYNVPVTNGCYGSPVTTGLANGTAPCTYSSAPYAPPDVASHSASPYLTYPNEPPISFRLYYQVTI
- a CDS encoding NUDIX hydrolase; translation: MRIKYEVSAGGLLLRRRDSTYDALLIGRGAPPRVWTLPKGHVEPRETTEQAALREVHEETGCWGEIVTRLNEIAYWFYVGKAKHRKAVTFFLMRYLSGDPASHDHEVDDARWFDLAQARKTLKYVNEKRLVDLALEFLAAHPDALGEPELVTSAEGLSS